One part of the Mycobacterium marinum genome encodes these proteins:
- the ctaD gene encoding cytochrome c oxidase subunit I yields MTAEAPPLGELEAIRPYPARTGPKGNLVYKLLTTTDHKLIGIMYVVTCFIFFLIGGLLALLMRTELATPGLQFLSNEQFNQLFTMHGTVMLLFYATPIVFGFANLVLPLQIGAPDVAFPRLNAFSFWLFLFGATLGMAGFITPGGAADFGWTAYTPLTDAIHSPGVGGDLWIMGIAVGGLGTILGAVNMITTVVCMRAPGMTMFRMPIFTWNILVTSILVLIAFPLLTAALFGLAADRHLGAHIYDPANGGVLLWQHLFWFFGHPEVYILALPFFGVVSEIFPVFSRKPIFGYTTLVYATLSIAALSVAVWAHHMFATGAVLLPFFSFMTFLIAVPTGIKFFNWVGTMWKGQLTFETPMLFSVGFAVTFLLGGLSGVLLASPPLDFHVTDSYFVVAHFHYVLFGTIVFSTFAGIYFWFPKMTGRLLDERLGKLHFWLTFIGFHTTFLVQHWLGDEGMPRRYADYLPTDGFQSLNIVSTIGAFILGVAMIPFVWNVFKSWRYGEVVTVDDPWGYGNSLEWATSCPPPRHNFTELPRIRSERPAFELHYPHMVERLRAEAHVGRHHDELAKATSS; encoded by the coding sequence TTGACAGCCGAAGCGCCCCCTTTGGGAGAACTCGAGGCCATTCGTCCGTATCCGGCCCGTACCGGTCCCAAAGGGAATCTGGTCTACAAGCTGCTGACGACGACCGATCACAAGCTGATCGGCATCATGTACGTCGTCACCTGCTTCATCTTTTTCCTGATCGGCGGGTTGCTGGCGCTGCTGATGCGAACGGAGCTGGCCACGCCGGGCCTGCAGTTCTTGTCGAATGAGCAGTTCAACCAGCTGTTCACCATGCACGGCACGGTCATGCTGCTGTTCTATGCGACCCCGATCGTGTTCGGCTTCGCGAACCTGGTGCTTCCGCTGCAGATCGGGGCGCCCGACGTCGCGTTCCCGCGGCTGAACGCCTTTTCGTTCTGGCTGTTCCTGTTCGGCGCCACGCTGGGTATGGCCGGCTTCATCACGCCCGGTGGCGCCGCCGACTTCGGCTGGACCGCCTACACCCCGTTGACCGACGCCATCCACTCACCCGGCGTCGGCGGTGACCTGTGGATCATGGGCATCGCGGTCGGTGGTCTGGGCACCATCCTGGGCGCGGTCAACATGATCACGACCGTCGTGTGCATGCGTGCGCCCGGTATGACGATGTTCCGGATGCCGATCTTCACCTGGAACATCCTGGTCACGTCGATCCTGGTGCTGATCGCGTTCCCGTTGCTGACCGCGGCGCTGTTCGGGCTGGCTGCCGATCGCCACCTGGGCGCCCACATCTACGACCCGGCCAATGGCGGGGTGCTGTTGTGGCAACACCTCTTCTGGTTCTTCGGTCACCCCGAGGTGTACATTCTCGCGCTGCCGTTCTTCGGGGTGGTCTCCGAGATCTTCCCGGTGTTCTCGCGCAAGCCGATCTTCGGCTACACCACGCTGGTCTACGCGACCTTGTCGATCGCGGCCCTGTCCGTTGCCGTGTGGGCGCACCACATGTTCGCCACCGGTGCGGTGCTGCTGCCGTTCTTCTCCTTCATGACCTTCCTCATCGCGGTACCGACCGGGATCAAGTTCTTCAACTGGGTCGGCACCATGTGGAAGGGGCAGTTGACCTTTGAGACGCCGATGCTGTTCTCGGTGGGCTTTGCCGTCACGTTCCTGCTGGGCGGTCTGAGTGGGGTGCTGCTGGCCAGCCCGCCGCTGGACTTCCACGTGACCGACAGCTACTTCGTGGTCGCGCACTTCCACTACGTGCTGTTCGGCACCATCGTGTTCTCCACCTTCGCCGGGATCTACTTCTGGTTCCCCAAGATGACCGGTCGGCTGCTGGACGAGCGGCTGGGCAAGCTGCACTTCTGGTTGACGTTCATCGGGTTCCATACCACGTTCCTGGTGCAGCACTGGCTCGGCGACGAGGGCATGCCTCGCCGGTACGCCGACTACCTGCCCACCGACGGCTTCCAGAGCCTGAACATCGTCTCGACCATCGGGGCGTTCATCCTGGGCGTGGCGATGATCCCGTTCGTGTGGAACGTGTTCAAGAGCTGGCGCTACGGCGAGGTGGTGACCGTCGACGACCCGTGGGGCTACGGCAACTCGCTGGAATGGGCGACCAGCTGCCCGCCGCCGCGGCACAACTTCACCGAGCTGCCCCGCATCCGTTCGGAGCGCCCGGCGTTCGAGTTGCACTACCCGCACATGGTGGAGCGTCTTCGGGCCGAGGCCCACGTGGGTCGTCACCACGACGAGTTGGCCAAGGCAACGTCGAGCTGA
- the serB gene encoding phosphoserine phosphatase SerB: protein MPAKVSVLITVTGIDQPGVTSALFEVLSKHGVELLNVEQVVIRRRLTLGVLVSCAPEVADGAALREDVEAAIHEVGLDVTVERSDDLPVIREPSTHTIFVLGRPVTAGAFGAVAKEVAALGVNIDFIRGISDYPVTGLELRVSVPPGTYRPLQTALTKVAVDERVDVAVEDYGLAWRTKRLIVFDVDSTLVQGEVIEMLAARAGAEGTVAAITEAAMRGELDFAQSLQQRVATLEGLPATVIDDVAAQLQLMPGARTTLRTLQRLGFRCGVVSGGFRRIIEPLAQELNLDFVAANELEIIDGTLTGRVVGSIVDRPGKAAALREFAGRFGVPMEQTVAVGDGANDIDMLAAAGLGVAFNAKPALRAVADASLSHPYLDTVLFLLGVTRGEIEAADNVDGVMRRVEIPED from the coding sequence GTGCCCGCCAAAGTGTCGGTGTTGATCACTGTCACCGGCATCGACCAGCCGGGTGTGACCTCCGCGCTCTTCGAGGTGCTCTCCAAGCATGGCGTGGAGCTCCTCAACGTCGAACAGGTCGTCATCCGGCGCCGGCTCACGCTGGGAGTGCTGGTGTCCTGCGCACCGGAAGTCGCCGACGGCGCCGCGCTGCGCGAGGACGTCGAAGCCGCCATCCATGAGGTGGGCCTGGACGTAACGGTGGAGCGCAGCGACGACCTACCGGTCATCCGGGAACCGTCGACGCACACCATCTTCGTGCTGGGCCGCCCGGTGACCGCCGGGGCATTCGGTGCGGTGGCCAAAGAGGTGGCGGCGCTGGGCGTCAACATCGACTTCATCCGCGGCATCTCCGACTATCCGGTCACCGGCCTGGAGCTGCGGGTCTCGGTGCCGCCCGGCACCTATCGACCCTTGCAGACGGCCCTGACCAAGGTCGCCGTCGACGAGCGGGTCGATGTCGCCGTCGAAGACTACGGGCTGGCCTGGCGGACCAAGCGACTGATCGTGTTCGATGTCGATTCGACACTGGTTCAGGGTGAGGTCATCGAGATGCTCGCGGCCCGGGCCGGCGCCGAGGGCACCGTGGCGGCGATCACCGAGGCCGCCATGCGCGGGGAACTGGACTTCGCGCAGTCGCTGCAACAGCGGGTGGCCACCCTGGAGGGCTTGCCGGCCACGGTCATCGACGATGTCGCCGCACAACTGCAACTGATGCCCGGCGCGCGCACCACGCTGCGCACCTTGCAGCGGTTGGGTTTTCGCTGCGGCGTGGTCTCCGGTGGGTTCCGCCGGATCATCGAGCCACTGGCGCAAGAGCTGAACCTGGACTTCGTCGCCGCCAACGAGCTGGAGATCATCGACGGCACACTGACCGGCCGGGTCGTCGGCTCCATCGTCGATCGGCCGGGCAAGGCCGCGGCGTTGCGAGAATTCGCCGGGCGCTTCGGCGTTCCGATGGAGCAAACCGTCGCGGTGGGCGACGGAGCCAATGACATCGACATGCTGGCCGCCGCCGGCCTGGGTGTCGCGTTCAACGCCAAGCCGGCCTTGCGCGCCGTGGCCGACGCGTCGTTGAGCCATCCATACCTGGATACCGTGCTGTTTCTGCTGGGGGTGACTCGCGGCGAGATTGAAGCCGCCGACAACGTCGACGGTGTGATGCGCCGCGTCGAGATCCCCGAGGACTAA
- a CDS encoding ArsR/SmtB family transcription factor yields MTEPLYKLKAEFFKTLGHPARVRILELLSERDHTVAELLPEVGLESSNLSQQLGVLRRAGVVSATKDGNTVIYSITSPLIAELMAVARRVLTGMLSGQVAMLEDLRAGVPGADN; encoded by the coding sequence GTGACGGAGCCGCTCTACAAGCTCAAGGCCGAGTTCTTCAAGACGCTGGGGCATCCGGCCCGGGTCAGGATTCTCGAACTGCTCTCCGAGCGGGATCACACGGTAGCCGAGCTGTTGCCCGAGGTGGGCCTGGAGTCGTCCAATCTGTCTCAGCAGCTCGGCGTCCTGCGCCGGGCTGGAGTGGTGAGCGCGACCAAGGATGGCAACACGGTCATCTACTCGATCACTTCGCCATTGATCGCCGAACTGATGGCCGTGGCGCGCCGGGTGTTGACCGGGATGCTCAGCGGTCAGGTCGCCATGCTCGAGGATCTGCGGGCCGGCGTTCCGGGCGCGGACAACTAG